Within the Phosphitispora fastidiosa genome, the region CCCTGGTCCTGGTGGAAGACTTGGTAAAAATCATCCCCAGGGTTTTTCCGTTTAGTATCGGGTGGGCTTCACCCTTTTTCTGTTTGGTTTTCAGATCCTGGGCCACTTTCATAATTGCCCATATCTCTTCCCTGGTCAGTGAATACAGGGCAAGCAGATCCTTACCCCGCAGACCGGAATGTAAACTATTCATGTCATCCCTCCTGTACGATAATAGTTTACCTTATCTGGTAAAGCTATACAATATGTGAAATAAATTCGCCCATGGTCTCATCAAGTATTTTTACAGCATTGTCGATATCTTCAAATGAAATAGTAAGGGGTGGGAGAAACCGCAATACATTTGCACCCACACAGTTAATCAATAGCCCCTTGCCCCGGCAGGAATCTACTATTTTTCCGCCATCAACGGTAATCCCCATCCCGAGAATCAGACCTTTACCACGCACATCAGTGACAAAGGAATATTTTTCTTTGAGACCGTCAAGTTTTCCTGCAAAATAACTGCCCTTTTCCACCGTTTCAGCCAGGAATCCTTTGTCTGCCAGAAGGCTTACCGCAGCACATCCTGCTGCCGCTGCCAGAGGATTGCCGCCAAAGGTTGAGGCATGGTCACCCGGCTGGAAGCATTCCGCCACCTTATCTTTTGCCATCAAAGCCCCCATCGGGAAGCCTCCGGCAATGGCCTTGGCCAGTGTCATCATATCAGGCTCAATGCCGTAGTGCTCATAGGCAAACAATTTTCCCGTCCGTGCCAGGCCGCACTGGACCTCATCAAAAATAAGCAGCAGACCCTTATCGGCACAGAGCTGTTTTACTTTATGCATGTAATCATAATCAGCTACATTGACCCCGCCCTCACCCTGCACCGGTTCCATCAGAATAGCACAGGTATGCGGTGAAACCGCCTTTTCCAGGGCAGCAATATCATTAAAAGGAACATACCGGAACCCCCCCGGCAGCGGGTCCAGGTCCTTCTGGTATTTGGGCTGTGCAGTTGCCGTTATGGCAGCAAGAGTCCGGCCATGGAAGGATTTTTCCATGGTTATTATTTCATATTTATCAGGGCCCAGGTATTTCCGGGCATACTTGCGGGCCAGCTTGATTGCCCCCTCATTGGCTTCAGCCCCGCTGTTACAGAAAAAAGCCTTATCCAGGGCGGAATTCTCAACCAAGAGCTTCGCCAAATCCACCTGGGGCTCAATCCAGTACATGTTGGAGACATGCATCAGGTTTCCTGCCTGTTCCCGAATGGCCTGAACCACTGCAGGGTGGCAGTGCCCCAGGGAATTCACCGCCAGCCCCGCAACAAAATCAAGATACCTTTTTCCGTCAGCATCCCATACATATACTCCTTCACCCTTAACAAGCGCCATGGGCAGCCGCCCATATGTATGCATCACATATTGCTGTCCATTTGCCATTATTTCCTTTGTATTCACAGGAATTTCCCCCCTAAATTTTCGTCAGTTCCAGCTACTTGACGACCATGGTCCCAATACCCTTATCGGTAAACACCTCCAGCAGAATGGAATGAGGTATCCTCCCATCAAGGATATGTGTGCTGTTTACCCCTTTTTCTATCGCCTGTACACAGCACTCCACCTTGGGAATCATTCCTCCGCTGATAACACCTGAGGCAATTTTCTGTTCAACCTCACCAAGCTTGAGCTCTGATATAAGTGTTTCCTTATCACTGTAATCTTCAAAAATGCCCTCAACATCAGTAAGCAGGATCAGCTTATCAGCATTCAGGGCCGCAGCCACCTCACCGGCAACATAATCTGCATTGATGTTGTAGCTTTCCCCCTCTTCCCCGACACCGACCGGGGCTACTACGGGAATATACCCCTGGCTGATAATAGTCTGGATTATTTCCGGGTTGATTTTTTTCACATCTCCCACAAACCCGATATCCTGCAGGGAATGGTTGCCCTCAGAATCAACAGCCCTGCCCATTTTTTTCACAGCCTGGATAAGGCTGGCGTCTTTTCCGGACAGCCCCACAGCTTTGCCGCCGTGCCTGTTAATCAGGGCCACTATCTCTTTATTAATTTTCCCTACCAGGACCATCTCCACGATTTCCATGGTAGCCGGATCTGTCACCCGGCACCCGGCCACAAACTGTGAGGGTATATCCAGCCGCTTCAGCATTTCAGTGATTTCCGGCCCGCCCCCGTGGACTATCACCGGGTTAATTCCAATTAATTTCATTAGAATCACGTCATTAATTACCGCTTGTTTAAGGTTATCATTTACCATGGCATGACCACCATACTTGATAACAACTGTTTTCCCGTAGAATTTCCTGATATATGGCAGGGCTTCAATAAGAATACCCGCTTTTTCTACTGCATTCTTCATCATCTCTCAACCCCTCTCATATTCTATTTAGTTCCCTGTGTGCTACACAGACCTGTTGTGCCTGCCGGTAATCCTTTCTATGTCGATCCGAATCATTCGGAGCACAGCGAGCTTTTCTTTCGGCACCGGTGAAATTTCTGTATCGCGGTATTTTTCCACTAATTTATTCAAACTTAAGGACACTTCACTTTTTCCTTCCACCTCTGCGGCTTTTCCGAAAACCGCCACACTCTCAAATTCATATGTATATGTACAGGGACTGTCACCTGTTCGTTTGCAGCCCGGGTCAGCCACAGTAAAGCAAACCAACGGGTTGTGGGCCAGGATATCCCACTTAAGCCCTTTAAGGCCTGTATGGATATATATCTTTTGCTGCTCCCGGTCAAAAAAATAGTTCACGGGAATACAGTATGGCATATCGTCCCGGCACATCGCCAAAAACCCTGTCTGTTCCCGTTCAAGTATTTCCATACACTTTTCCGGTGTCAAATCTTTTCCAGACAACATTTGCCCTCCTCCGGTATTTTTTTACGTAGTAATATTTATTAAAATATCCCCAGGATATCTTTCCCGGCCATTATCGCACTCCAGTGCAGCTGGTAGGCAAGGGAGATTTCGGTGTGTGCCGCAAAACCGCAGAGCCTGCAAGGGTTATCATCAGTTGTCCGGTTTTGCAGGTAACACCCCTGGTTAAACGAACCGTCAGGCTCAATATTAGCAATCATCCAGGGCTCACAAACCCATGTATTTTGTTTAAGCTTTTCCATGGCCGGGATAGAATCACTGATGGGATAACCAACTTTCTTCAGCTTAATCAGCTTATCAAGAATATCGGCACGTTCTTCCCATGTAAGCAGTAAATCTTCACTTTCCGGATATGGATAAAAAAACTGAATGGTAATGCCTCTTACAAGCGGCGCCAAAAATCTGACCAGAGCGGGAACTTCCCTGTGGTTGATGCGGTTTATGGTGATATTGGCAAAAATCTTGGGGTGTTTTGAACTCTTGATGTTGTGAATTATCCGGTCAAATGACTCTCCCCGCAGACGGTCATGGGTTTCCCGCAGTCCGTCAAGGCTGACCCATAATATGTCGGCACCCACATCCAGCGGCAGGGTCCCGTTAGTTGTCACTCCAACACAGAAAAAATGCTTCCGGGCTTCCCTGACAATATCTTTTACAGTCCGGCCGCCATCCTTCCACAAAAGTGGTTCCCCACCCTCCAGGATTAAAACCCTAATCCCCTGCTCCCGGAACTGTGGCAATAATTTCATAATCATTTCCCACTCCAGGTCTGGGACTGGCCTCTGCCAGTAGGGACACTGCCGACACCTAAGAGTACACCTGTGGGTCAGCTTCATCCCGGCAAGTATCGGCCTCTTATCATTCATGAACCTTGCCCTGACATAATACCGGGCCAGGTACATCACCTGCGAAAATTTCATTCCCACCCCTGTTCTTCCTCTCCTCATATACTTTAAACCGGCAGTCATGTCCTCCGCTCGGCAGCTATGACCTGTAACTGGCATTTATCTTCACATAATCAAATGAAAAATCACACGTCCAGGCTGTTGCTTTTTCACTGCCATGATGCAAATCAATAGTAATCTTAACTTCTTCGCGGCTAAGAATCTCTTTAGCCCGCTCCTCACTAAAATTAAGAGCAGCCCCGTTTTCGGCCATTTTCTCATCCCCAATGAAGATATCAATCCTTCCCGGGTCTAGGTCTGCACCCGAGTACCCGGCAGCACAGATAATCCGGCCCCAGTTGGCATCCTCACCGAAAACTGCAGTTTTCACCAGGTTGGAATTGGCCACTGCCATGGCCACTGCCCCGGCATCTGCAAAGGTCGGGGCATTCCTGACCTCCACCTCTATGAATTTCGTCGCCCCTTCCCCATCACGGGCAATCATTCTGGCCAGAGCGGCACAGACCTTTTCCAGGGCATCCCTGAAGACAAGGAAATTCTCATCTTCCCTTTTGATGGGACTATGCCCCGCCAGGCCGTTGGCCAGTATAACCAGGGAGTCATTGGTACTGGTGTCTCCATCTACAGTGACCATATTAAAAGTTCTGGCAGTGACATAAGTGAGGGCCTTTTGCAGCAGCTCAGAGGTTATCCCGGCATCAGTTGTCACAAAGGCCAGCATAGTGGCCATATTTGGCCTAATCATCCCTGACCCTTTGGCAATCCCCCCAATAGTAACGGTCCTGCCCCCGATTTCAAATTGTATCAGGGCTTCCTTCGAAACCGTATCTGTTGTCATTATCGCCAGAGCGGCATCATGTCCACCCGGGGAACTCAAGGCTTGCGAAGCTTCACTTATCCCCGCTTTTATCCTGTCCATGGGCAGCTTATCACCAATTACTCCTGTTGATGCCACTACAACATCTTCAGGACTGATTTTAAGGTGTCCTGCGGCTTCACGAGCCATTTCCAGAGCCATAGCCATGCCGTCTTCGCCTGTGCAGGCATTGGCACAGCCGCTGTTAACAACAACAGCTTGGGCTCTGCCGCCGGCAATATGCCGTTTAGACAGCACCACCGGAGCAGCCTTGACCGCATTGGTGGTAAATACCCCTGCGGCGGCAGCCGGAACCTCAGAAACTATTAATGCCAGGTCTTTTTTGTCGTACTTAATCCGCGCCTTTACCCCTGCAGCCCTGAACCCCTGCGGAGCAGTGATACTTCCCTCTATGTATTGTATATCATGAATCATATATTTTCCTCCTAACCTTAACTAGGTCTCTCAGAAAACCTCTGTATGTTCAAGGCTTTGCGCCTTATCCTTTATGTTGGCTCCGGAAATGCCTGTGGAATTTGGTGAGGTGTTGTACAAG harbors:
- a CDS encoding radical SAM protein codes for the protein MKFSQVMYLARYYVRARFMNDKRPILAGMKLTHRCTLRCRQCPYWQRPVPDLEWEMIMKLLPQFREQGIRVLILEGGEPLLWKDGGRTVKDIVREARKHFFCVGVTTNGTLPLDVGADILWVSLDGLRETHDRLRGESFDRIIHNIKSSKHPKIFANITINRINHREVPALVRFLAPLVRGITIQFFYPYPESEDLLLTWEERADILDKLIKLKKVGYPISDSIPAMEKLKQNTWVCEPWMIANIEPDGSFNQGCYLQNRTTDDNPCRLCGFAAHTEISLAYQLHWSAIMAGKDILGIF
- a CDS encoding aspartate aminotransferase family protein, which encodes MNTKEIMANGQQYVMHTYGRLPMALVKGEGVYVWDADGKRYLDFVAGLAVNSLGHCHPAVVQAIREQAGNLMHVSNMYWIEPQVDLAKLLVENSALDKAFFCNSGAEANEGAIKLARKYARKYLGPDKYEIITMEKSFHGRTLAAITATAQPKYQKDLDPLPGGFRYVPFNDIAALEKAVSPHTCAILMEPVQGEGGVNVADYDYMHKVKQLCADKGLLLIFDEVQCGLARTGKLFAYEHYGIEPDMMTLAKAIAGGFPMGALMAKDKVAECFQPGDHASTFGGNPLAAAAGCAAVSLLADKGFLAETVEKGSYFAGKLDGLKEKYSFVTDVRGKGLILGMGITVDGGKIVDSCRGKGLLINCVGANVLRFLPPLTISFEDIDNAVKILDETMGEFISHIV
- the argJ gene encoding bifunctional glutamate N-acetyltransferase/amino-acid acetyltransferase ArgJ; the protein is MIHDIQYIEGSITAPQGFRAAGVKARIKYDKKDLALIVSEVPAAAAGVFTTNAVKAAPVVLSKRHIAGGRAQAVVVNSGCANACTGEDGMAMALEMAREAAGHLKISPEDVVVASTGVIGDKLPMDRIKAGISEASQALSSPGGHDAALAIMTTDTVSKEALIQFEIGGRTVTIGGIAKGSGMIRPNMATMLAFVTTDAGITSELLQKALTYVTARTFNMVTVDGDTSTNDSLVILANGLAGHSPIKREDENFLVFRDALEKVCAALARMIARDGEGATKFIEVEVRNAPTFADAGAVAMAVANSNLVKTAVFGEDANWGRIICAAGYSGADLDPGRIDIFIGDEKMAENGAALNFSEERAKEILSREEVKITIDLHHGSEKATAWTCDFSFDYVKINASYRS
- a CDS encoding pyridoxamine 5'-phosphate oxidase family protein; the encoded protein is MLSGKDLTPEKCMEILEREQTGFLAMCRDDMPYCIPVNYFFDREQQKIYIHTGLKGLKWDILAHNPLVCFTVADPGCKRTGDSPCTYTYEFESVAVFGKAAEVEGKSEVSLSLNKLVEKYRDTEISPVPKEKLAVLRMIRIDIERITGRHNRSV
- the argB gene encoding acetylglutamate kinase, with protein sequence MKNAVEKAGILIEALPYIRKFYGKTVVIKYGGHAMVNDNLKQAVINDVILMKLIGINPVIVHGGGPEITEMLKRLDIPSQFVAGCRVTDPATMEIVEMVLVGKINKEIVALINRHGGKAVGLSGKDASLIQAVKKMGRAVDSEGNHSLQDIGFVGDVKKINPEIIQTIISQGYIPVVAPVGVGEEGESYNINADYVAGEVAAALNADKLILLTDVEGIFEDYSDKETLISELKLGEVEQKIASGVISGGMIPKVECCVQAIEKGVNSTHILDGRIPHSILLEVFTDKGIGTMVVK